A window from Fusarium musae strain F31 chromosome 8, whole genome shotgun sequence encodes these proteins:
- a CDS encoding hypothetical protein (EggNog:ENOG41~CAZy:GH18): protein MKIVNNEKAPDSFKKIAYYESWNQDRPCMHMDVRTITSAFTSGWTHVHFAFANITSDYKFKNFKSLKGIKSIIAFGGWSFSVGVDTYAILRQAVKPANREAFANEVVRFVKDHDLDGVDFDWEYPGAPDLPDIPKGSPDEPANYLKFLQLVKSMIPSDKSLSIAAPASFWYLKQFPIAAISRTVDYIVYMTYDLHVNLTGTENSLAMVTKAGVEARKLVVGVSSYGCSFKMSSARCKGPTCSFTGPESGAAKGKCTDTAGYISNAELEALIHSHSGDVEKWYDATTDSDYMIFDDTNWVAYMSDKTKQGRTAKYKA, encoded by the exons ATGAAGATCGTCAACAATGAAAAGGCCCCAGACTCCTTCAAAAAGATCGCTTACTACGAGTCCTGGAATCAAGACCGACCCTGTATGCATATGGATGTCCGGACCATCACTTCTGCGTTCACGAGCGGATGGACACACGTGCACTTTGCTTTCGCAAACATCACCAGCGACTACAAG TTCAAGAACTTCAAAAGCTTGAAGGGCATAAAAAGTATCATTGCCTTTGGTGGATGGTCATTCTCGGTTGGCGTGGATACATACGCCATTCTACGCCAGGCAGTCAAACCAGCCAATCGCGAAGCATTTGCCAACGAAGTCGTCCGCTTTGTCAAGGATCATGACCTTGACGGTGTCGACTTCGATTGGGAGTACCCAGGT GCCCCCGATCTCCCCGACATCCCGAAAGGCAGCCCCGATGAGCCCGCAAACTATCTCAAGTTTCTGCAGCTTGTCAAGAGCATGATACCTTCCGACAAGTCGCTTTCAATCGCTGCACCCGCGTCTTTCTGGTATCTGAAGCAATTCCCCATTGCTGCCATCTCTAGAACGGTCGACTACATAGTATACATGACATATGACCTTCACG TCAACCTCACTGGAACGGAAAACTCTCTTGCAATGGTAACAAAGGCTGGAGTGGAAGCTCGGAAGCTTGTGGTCGGCGTTTCTAGCTACGGGTGCTCTTTCAAAATGAGTAGCGCTAGATGCAAGGGCCCAACGTGTAGTTTCACTGGCCCCGAGTCGGGTGCCGCTAAAGGTAAATGCACGGACACCGCTGGTTACATCTCAAACgcagagcttgaagctctcaTTCATTCGCATTCGGGGGATGTTGAAAAGTGGTACGATGCGACTACGGACAGTGATTATATGATCTTTGATG ATACGAACTGGGTCGCTTATATGAGTGACAAAACCAAGCAAGGACGAACTGCTAAGTACAAGGCATGA
- a CDS encoding hypothetical protein (EggNog:ENOG41): MNPLDDPETIVKIRACTATNTAKSSTKQIQEAPAAVGVSILSAQSAWWSPPVEKQHVSASIEKIQARALSIDTSSDQGNIFFSYLNGTVVGIYTGALVDVDSTISALSVAASSSLELTEASRNIIQVCGGNRTSDYTIGLVSSSDGNLVFVQRAVKSWAKASCAAISGASGTKDIDHLDITTRLLGYPSSHSKRHSHPHSSNKKLCSTLMEGQVVCCSSGSLPDIRPKPKANGECATHDVDGLERVQESIAGAEDMYEQREPSITSTSFERPVWTDEARNQDANWWQKAC, translated from the exons ATGAATCCTTTGGACGACCCTGAGACCATCGTTAAGATCAGAGCTTGTACTGCTACCAATACGGCCAAGTCAAGCACTAAGCAGATTCAAGAGGCGCCCGCGGCAGTTGGAGTATCCATCTTGAGTGCGCAGAGTGCTTGGTGGTCGCCTCCCGTTGAGAAGCAACATGTCTCAGCATCAATTGAGAAGATTCAAGCAAGAGCCTTGTCAATCGATACCAGTTCTGATCAGGgaaatattttctttagcta TCTCAACGGAACCGTGGTCGGTATTTACACCGGAGCGCTTGTTGACGTCGACAGCACTATATCGGCACTTTCGGTTGCGGCCAGCAGTAGCCTCGAACTGACCGAAGCTTCTAGGAACATCATTCAGGTTTGTGGTGGCAACCGTACTTCTGACTACACCATTGGTCTTGTTAGTAGCAGCGATGGCAATCTTGTTTTCGTCCAGCGTGCGGTCAAGTCTTGGGCCAAAGCCAGCTGTGCTGCGATCTCAGGTGCCAGCGGAACAAAAGACATTGACCATCTGGATATAACAACAAGACTTCTAGGTTATCCTAGCTCTCATTCTAAGCGACACTCCCATCCACACTC CTCCAACAAGAAGCTATGCTCTACGCTTATGGAGGGACAGGTTGTCTGCTGCTCATCTGGTTCGCTTCCTGACATCAGGCCAAAGCCGAAGGCCAATGGTGAATGTGCAACACATGACGTTGAT GGGTTGGAACGGGTGCAAGAATCTATTGCTGGGGCAGAAGATATGTACGAGCAAAGGGAACCCTCCATTACCAGCACCAGTTTCGAACGCCCAGTGTGGACCGATGAAGCCAGGAACCAAGATGCCAACTGGTGGCAAAAAGCTTGCTGA